The following coding sequences are from one Fimbriimonadaceae bacterium window:
- a CDS encoding carbohydrate ABC transporter permease has protein sequence MNPAWLFLLSTTAKWVGWLFLFHAVSCVVRMAAARAWGGTLQQAAVRSAWVGGLLAVVGQFVPADVGRVVEPGMWLPLAWVYMPFPGWMVVASVAMVVNRAVQAKGSVTQEQAAALWKAAGAWAVSAVVGAAWFKAWGAEVTLLRGAVHVQPTTVAGVLALAVVAVYLMALVQRRAKAKGLATRIVQHIVLLAGCVVFGVPFAWMLVTSFKEDRDMANINGVVWVPRVQLTHAFDDPDRPLVRTRLDGRSVLANVTSESSGGTLELEIERPYLLRGRTFSEKKSEVTKVDRQQPVWTFDLGGTEVTAFTVQERTDGKREAEVLEPAALKGRRFVDVPEKFKPVRQVGLRWQNYTEALEWMPFETNYGLRYLQNTLVIVVMSVVGTVLSSSLVAYGFGRLRFPWRDQLFNLMLATMMLPAAVTMMPRFLIFRGLGWIDTLLPLWVPAFFASAFNVFLLRQFFSTIPMELEEAARIDGCNYFQTFWRVMLPQVKPALAAIAIWTFMGAWNDFMGPLIYVMSPENLPLSYALQLFSGDRGTEAGLMMAFSTMTVLPVVLLFFLAQRYFIEGVQLSGLGGR, from the coding sequence GTGAACCCCGCGTGGCTGTTCCTCCTCTCCACCACGGCAAAGTGGGTGGGATGGCTGTTCCTGTTCCACGCGGTGTCTTGCGTCGTGCGCATGGCGGCGGCCCGGGCGTGGGGGGGGACGCTCCAGCAGGCCGCGGTACGGAGCGCCTGGGTGGGCGGTCTCCTTGCCGTAGTGGGACAGTTTGTGCCTGCTGACGTCGGCAGGGTCGTCGAGCCAGGGATGTGGCTGCCCTTGGCCTGGGTCTACATGCCGTTCCCCGGGTGGATGGTCGTGGCGAGCGTCGCCATGGTGGTGAACCGGGCCGTCCAGGCCAAGGGCTCGGTGACCCAGGAACAGGCGGCCGCCCTGTGGAAGGCGGCCGGGGCATGGGCGGTATCGGCGGTCGTCGGTGCGGCCTGGTTCAAGGCATGGGGGGCGGAGGTCACCTTGTTGCGCGGTGCCGTCCACGTCCAACCCACTACGGTGGCCGGTGTCCTCGCCCTCGCCGTCGTCGCGGTGTATCTCATGGCCCTGGTCCAGCGACGGGCTAAGGCGAAGGGGCTCGCCACGCGGATAGTCCAGCACATCGTTCTCCTTGCCGGCTGTGTCGTGTTCGGCGTGCCGTTCGCCTGGATGTTGGTCACGAGCTTCAAAGAAGACCGCGACATGGCGAACATCAACGGTGTCGTCTGGGTGCCCAGGGTGCAGTTGACCCACGCTTTCGACGACCCCGATCGGCCGCTCGTCCGCACGCGGCTCGACGGTCGTTCGGTCCTCGCCAACGTGACCAGTGAGTCTTCGGGGGGCACCTTGGAGCTTGAGATCGAACGCCCGTACCTCCTGCGCGGCCGCACCTTCTCGGAGAAGAAGAGCGAGGTCACCAAGGTGGACCGGCAACAGCCGGTGTGGACGTTTGACCTTGGGGGCACGGAGGTCACCGCGTTCACCGTCCAAGAACGGACGGACGGCAAGCGGGAGGCCGAGGTCTTAGAACCGGCGGCACTGAAGGGCAGGCGCTTTGTCGATGTTCCGGAAAAGTTCAAGCCGGTCCGCCAGGTGGGCCTGAGATGGCAAAACTACACCGAAGCCCTGGAATGGATGCCGTTCGAGACCAACTATGGCCTCCGTTACCTGCAGAACACCTTGGTCATCGTCGTGATGTCGGTCGTCGGCACCGTCCTCTCGTCGTCGCTCGTGGCCTATGGCTTTGGTCGGCTCCGGTTCCCCTGGCGCGACCAGTTGTTCAACCTTATGTTGGCGACGATGATGCTGCCGGCGGCGGTGACGATGATGCCTCGCTTCCTCATTTTCCGAGGGCTCGGCTGGATCGACACCCTCCTTCCATTGTGGGTGCCGGCGTTCTTTGCCAGTGCGTTCAACGTCTTTCTGCTCCGCCAGTTCTTCTCCACGATCCCCATGGAGCTCGAAGAGGCAGCCCGCATCGACGGTTGCAACTACTTCCAAACCTTTTGGAGAGTCATGTTGCCCCAGGTCAAGCCCGCCCTGGCCGCGATAGCGATTTGGACGTTCATGGGGGCATGGAACGACTTTATGGGGCCGTTGATCTACGTGATGTCGCCGGAGAACCTGCCCCTTTCGTACGCCCTTCAACTCTTCAGCGGCGACCGCGGCACCGAGGCCGGGCTGATGATGGCCTTTTCCACGATGACGGTCTTGCCGGTCGTGCTCCTCTTCTTCCTGGCCCAGAGGTACTTCATCGAGGGCGTCCAGTTGTCGGGCCTGGGTGGCCGCTGA
- a CDS encoding extracellular solute-binding protein, translated as MSKFLCSVFLAVLACLCFGEDKDARGRTILTVWGLAISPQEKGQDAVVREFERRNPDLKVRLLSMGAGGMSPQKLLTAIVGEVPPDAVFQDRFTISDWAERGAFQSLDDLIARDRARDPETPTPDQYYPAVWQEACYNGKVYGIPTAADNRVLYYNRALFKKKAAALRAAGLDPDLPPRTWSETLAYSKVLTEKNPDGSLKVAGFMPNYGNSWLYLYSFQMNGEFMSPDGKRCTMDNPRTKAALDFMVQGYDILGGMDDAKKFEAGFRGNENDPFVSGQVAMQINGDWNIKNYSRWAPRLDMGTAPAPVPDDRYYHRGAFQNEKDTFITWAGGYAWVIPRGARHREAAWKWLKWVNSYEARLLNAREQSAYDRSQGRRYIPRIEAHIKATEDIVKEFAPGDSVFEQALRTHVSMMPFAHIRPPTFVAQTLWDEHVRAIEQATRHAQTSEEALRDGQAKVQKLIDEHLQRTKYAVVDLNTVGIIGTVIVLAAILVAFFLLGKVKLGRVGGQEARAGFLFISPFLVGFLIFTLGPMLASLVFSFTQYDVLNEARYVGMNNFVDIFNADRAMVEKCFYNVAYLAGIGIPLGIVTGLAIALVLNTGVRGLRFYRTAFYLPSITPAVATVFLWMWILNSSPDRGILNYIWQGTVSKWFMTPPPGWFAVEAWAKPSLIMIGLWGAGSGMILWLAGLKGVPTTLYEAASIDGASSRQQFFSITLPQLSPLIFFSSVMGVISVLQTFDSVFIITQGLNTGPNDSLAMPVYHLFLAAFGQFRMGYASAFAWVLFLIILALTGLQFVLSKRWVHYEVDK; from the coding sequence ATGTCCAAGTTCCTCTGTTCCGTCTTTCTTGCCGTCCTCGCCTGCCTGTGCTTTGGGGAAGACAAGGACGCGCGGGGAAGGACCATTTTGACCGTCTGGGGCCTGGCGATCTCGCCTCAGGAGAAGGGTCAGGACGCGGTGGTGCGGGAGTTTGAGCGGCGCAACCCAGACCTGAAAGTCCGTTTGCTTTCCATGGGCGCCGGCGGGATGAGCCCCCAAAAGCTCCTTACCGCCATCGTCGGCGAGGTGCCGCCGGACGCCGTCTTCCAGGACCGGTTCACGATTTCCGATTGGGCAGAGCGGGGCGCGTTCCAGTCTCTGGACGACCTGATCGCCCGGGACCGGGCCCGAGACCCCGAGACTCCGACTCCTGACCAGTACTACCCGGCGGTCTGGCAGGAAGCCTGCTACAACGGCAAGGTCTACGGGATTCCGACTGCCGCCGACAACCGCGTCCTCTACTACAACCGCGCCCTATTCAAGAAAAAGGCGGCGGCATTGCGGGCGGCGGGGCTCGACCCCGACCTGCCCCCCCGGACGTGGTCGGAGACGCTGGCCTACAGCAAGGTGCTCACCGAGAAGAACCCGGACGGTTCGCTCAAGGTCGCCGGGTTCATGCCGAACTACGGCAACAGTTGGCTCTATCTCTATTCGTTCCAGATGAACGGCGAGTTCATGTCGCCGGACGGGAAGCGGTGCACGATGGACAACCCGCGGACCAAGGCGGCCCTCGACTTCATGGTCCAAGGCTACGACATCTTGGGCGGCATGGACGACGCCAAGAAGTTCGAGGCGGGGTTCCGGGGCAACGAGAACGACCCCTTTGTGTCCGGCCAGGTCGCCATGCAGATCAACGGCGACTGGAACATCAAGAACTATTCGCGCTGGGCCCCACGGTTGGACATGGGCACCGCCCCAGCCCCGGTGCCAGACGACCGCTATTACCATCGGGGTGCGTTTCAGAACGAAAAGGACACCTTCATCACCTGGGCGGGAGGCTACGCGTGGGTGATCCCCCGGGGGGCGCGCCACCGGGAGGCGGCGTGGAAGTGGCTGAAATGGGTGAACTCCTACGAGGCCAGACTCCTGAACGCCCGCGAGCAGTCAGCCTACGACCGGAGCCAAGGCCGGCGCTACATCCCGCGCATCGAAGCCCACATCAAGGCCACCGAGGACATCGTCAAGGAGTTCGCGCCCGGAGACAGTGTGTTCGAGCAGGCCCTGCGCACGCACGTCTCGATGATGCCGTTCGCCCACATCCGGCCGCCGACGTTTGTCGCCCAAACCTTGTGGGACGAGCACGTGCGGGCCATCGAACAGGCGACCCGGCATGCCCAGACGTCCGAAGAGGCCCTCCGTGACGGCCAGGCCAAGGTCCAAAAGCTGATCGACGAGCATCTGCAACGGACCAAGTACGCGGTCGTCGACCTCAACACGGTCGGAATCATCGGCACCGTGATCGTCCTTGCCGCGATACTGGTCGCGTTCTTCCTCCTCGGCAAGGTCAAGCTGGGTCGCGTCGGCGGTCAAGAAGCCCGGGCCGGTTTCCTGTTCATCAGCCCTTTCCTGGTCGGCTTTCTGATCTTCACCCTTGGCCCGATGCTGGCGTCGCTGGTCTTCAGTTTCACCCAGTACGACGTCCTGAACGAGGCCCGCTACGTGGGGATGAACAACTTTGTCGACATCTTCAACGCCGACCGCGCGATGGTGGAGAAGTGCTTCTACAATGTCGCGTACCTGGCGGGTATCGGTATCCCGTTGGGCATCGTCACGGGCCTCGCCATCGCCCTGGTCCTCAACACGGGCGTCCGGGGACTCCGCTTCTATCGGACAGCCTTCTACCTTCCTTCGATCACGCCCGCCGTCGCGACGGTGTTCCTGTGGATGTGGATCCTGAACTCCAGCCCCGACCGAGGCATCCTCAATTACATTTGGCAAGGCACCGTCTCCAAGTGGTTCATGACACCTCCGCCCGGCTGGTTCGCAGTGGAAGCATGGGCGAAGCCGTCGCTGATCATGATCGGGCTATGGGGAGCGGGAAGCGGCATGATCCTTTGGCTCGCCGGGCTCAAGGGAGTGCCGACCACGCTCTATGAGGCCGCGTCGATCGACGGGGCGAGCAGTCGCCAACAGTTCTTCAGCATCACCTTGCCTCAACTGAGCCCCCTGATCTTCTTCAGCTCGGTCATGGGCGTGATCTCGGTGCTCCAGACCTTCGACAGTGTCTTCATCATCACCCAGGGCCTCAACACCGGCCCGAACGACTCGTTGGCGATGCCGGTCTACCACCTCTTCCTGGCCGCATTCGGCCAGTTCCGAATGGGCTATGCCAGCGCCTTCGCGTGGGTGCTCTTCCTGATCATCTTGGCGCTGACGGGGCTCCAGTTCGTGCTGAGTAAACGGTGGGTGCACTACGAGGTGGACAAGTGA
- a CDS encoding MFS transporter has protein sequence MRRPPPIVAIFLTVMLDMLSFSIVIPDVQIRVEAMTHGSHSPALAGVLNGLTLAVFSIAQFLVSPYLGRLSDRIGRRPVLMVTCSMAVVASVLYAYATSLPVIWLSRICLGTAAANMGVAQAYISDVSAAEERAKAMGLLGMAFGIGFIFGPPLGAWLLQVGHGTPLALGWVSASFALVNLAFIVFALPESRRAAQPSSQQATGRMAALRNAFGHPQLAQLLALFFVANLAFTNLESTFYLLGKDVYKISVAETTVVLVVVGIVAAVTQGGLIRLLVPRFGELTLVRAGYLLTGPTLFAMPLVPPLWPILLGASIMGIGNGVAGPSVLSLISQAADQEVVGEVMGVTGSLGAMARIIGPVVANALYKVGPVWPYFLAGTMMLVPLTMAWRYRKPPEPQAELV, from the coding sequence ATGCGCCGGCCCCCGCCGATCGTGGCGATCTTTTTGACCGTGATGCTGGACATGCTGTCCTTCAGCATCGTCATCCCGGACGTCCAGATCCGCGTCGAGGCCATGACCCACGGGAGCCACTCCCCGGCCCTTGCCGGCGTCCTGAACGGCCTCACCCTCGCCGTCTTCAGCATCGCCCAGTTCCTGGTGTCGCCCTATCTGGGCCGACTCAGCGACCGTATCGGCCGTCGGCCCGTGCTCATGGTCACCTGCTCCATGGCCGTGGTCGCCAGCGTGCTGTACGCCTATGCCACGTCCCTGCCGGTCATCTGGCTCTCAAGAATCTGTCTCGGCACCGCCGCCGCTAACATGGGCGTCGCCCAGGCCTACATCAGTGACGTCAGCGCGGCGGAGGAGCGGGCCAAGGCGATGGGGCTCCTCGGCATGGCGTTCGGAATCGGCTTCATTTTCGGCCCGCCGCTCGGAGCCTGGCTTCTCCAGGTCGGCCACGGCACACCACTCGCCCTGGGCTGGGTCTCCGCCTCGTTCGCCCTGGTCAACCTCGCCTTCATCGTGTTTGCCCTTCCTGAGTCGCGACGTGCGGCCCAGCCGTCCAGCCAGCAAGCGACGGGACGCATGGCCGCCCTGCGCAACGCCTTCGGCCACCCGCAGTTGGCCCAACTCCTGGCCCTGTTTTTCGTCGCCAACCTCGCCTTCACGAACCTCGAAAGCACGTTCTATCTGCTTGGCAAGGACGTGTACAAGATCTCGGTCGCCGAGACGACCGTCGTCCTCGTCGTCGTCGGTATCGTTGCCGCCGTCACCCAAGGCGGGTTGATCCGGCTCCTCGTCCCTCGCTTCGGCGAGTTGACCCTTGTCCGGGCCGGGTACCTGCTCACCGGGCCGACGCTCTTTGCCATGCCTCTCGTCCCGCCCCTCTGGCCGATTCTGCTCGGAGCTTCGATCATGGGGATCGGCAACGGGGTCGCCGGGCCGTCGGTGCTCAGCTTGATTTCCCAGGCCGCCGACCAAGAAGTCGTCGGCGAAGTGATGGGGGTCACCGGGTCGTTAGGGGCGATGGCCCGGATCATCGGCCCGGTCGTGGCCAACGCCCTCTACAAGGTCGGCCCTGTCTGGCCCTACTTCTTGGCGGGGACGATGATGCTTGTTCCATTGACGATGGCATGGCGGTACCGGAAGCCACCTGAACCCCAAGCCGAACTAGTCTAG
- a CDS encoding tryptophan 7-halogenase, with product MKTDVAIIGGGPAGATVGTLVKKYRPDLDVTILEREVFPRDHVGESHLPAISAVLDEMGVWDKVEAAGFPVKVGATFKWGSREDLWHTDFLVGEKYEDLPRPAKFVGQRAKTAYQVDRSVYDKILLDHAAAQGCRVHQGTGVRSVGRDGDFVTGLVADPGLGEVEAKYYVDASGDSGVLRRALDIGVDSPTKLRNIAVWKYWNDAEWAETIGKGATRVQILSLGWGWVWFIPITTTRTSVGLVMPASHYRESGLSTEALYTRAIQEEPMVAKLLARATPEPALSATKDWSFVADRLAGANWFLAGDACGFADPILSAGMTLAHTGARKVAFTVLELERGETDPEWLKHQYDEGHRGQIRHHMQFADYWYSSNGHFVDLKNYCAEIASEAGVSLTPEDAFRWLATGGFTLDTPGVAAALTYRLRDIKYLTAEIVGERWGWELAKTNTWKLNREGTKKGVMAEYVGGRVRQTACLRRGAKVLPIMDVFKHLLNALHRETDSIRILEATVNAMVREDQIEIDRAPMLVVEAMEAMVTEGWIIGTLDPDRPCIKVH from the coding sequence GTGAAGACAGACGTCGCGATCATCGGTGGCGGCCCAGCCGGCGCGACGGTGGGCACGCTGGTCAAGAAGTACCGTCCCGATCTGGACGTGACGATCCTGGAACGCGAAGTGTTTCCGCGTGACCACGTCGGGGAGAGCCACCTCCCGGCGATCTCGGCGGTCTTGGACGAGATGGGGGTCTGGGACAAGGTCGAGGCCGCCGGGTTCCCGGTCAAGGTCGGGGCCACGTTCAAGTGGGGGTCGCGCGAGGACCTGTGGCACACCGACTTCTTGGTCGGCGAGAAGTACGAAGACCTTCCCCGACCGGCAAAGTTTGTCGGCCAACGGGCCAAGACCGCGTACCAGGTCGACCGGTCGGTGTATGACAAGATCCTCCTCGACCATGCCGCCGCCCAAGGGTGCCGCGTCCACCAGGGCACTGGCGTCCGGTCGGTCGGTCGTGACGGTGACTTCGTCACTGGCTTGGTCGCGGACCCGGGGCTCGGCGAGGTCGAGGCAAAGTACTACGTGGACGCCTCGGGGGACAGCGGTGTCTTGCGCCGTGCCCTGGACATCGGGGTGGACAGCCCGACCAAGTTACGCAACATCGCGGTCTGGAAGTACTGGAACGACGCCGAGTGGGCCGAGACGATCGGCAAGGGTGCCACCCGCGTCCAGATACTTAGCCTCGGTTGGGGCTGGGTGTGGTTCATTCCGATCACCACGACCCGGACGTCCGTCGGTCTCGTCATGCCGGCGAGCCACTACCGGGAGAGCGGTCTCTCGACCGAGGCCCTGTACACCCGGGCCATCCAAGAAGAGCCGATGGTGGCCAAGCTTTTGGCCCGGGCCACCCCGGAACCGGCCCTCTCGGCGACCAAGGACTGGAGTTTTGTCGCCGACCGCCTGGCGGGTGCGAACTGGTTCCTCGCGGGGGACGCCTGCGGGTTTGCCGACCCGATCTTGTCCGCGGGCATGACGCTGGCCCATACCGGTGCGCGAAAGGTGGCGTTCACGGTCTTGGAGCTCGAGAGAGGCGAGACCGACCCCGAGTGGCTGAAACACCAATACGACGAAGGGCACCGGGGCCAGATCCGCCATCACATGCAGTTTGCCGACTACTGGTACTCGAGCAACGGCCACTTCGTCGACCTGAAGAACTACTGCGCCGAGATCGCGTCGGAAGCGGGGGTCAGTCTGACGCCGGAGGACGCGTTCCGATGGCTCGCCACGGGAGGGTTCACGCTGGACACCCCTGGGGTCGCGGCCGCCCTGACCTACCGTTTACGCGACATCAAGTACCTCACCGCCGAGATCGTCGGGGAGCGGTGGGGTTGGGAACTCGCCAAGACAAACACGTGGAAGCTTAACCGGGAAGGCACAAAGAAGGGAGTCATGGCCGAGTACGTCGGCGGGCGGGTACGCCAGACCGCCTGTCTCCGGCGAGGGGCCAAGGTGCTCCCGATCATGGACGTCTTCAAGCACCTCCTCAACGCCCTTCATCGCGAGACGGACAGTATTAGGATTTTGGAAGCCACCGTGAACGCGATGGTGCGGGAAGACCAGATCGAAATCGACCGGGCCCCCATGCTGGTGGTCGAGGCCATGGAGGCGATGGTCACCGAAGGGTGGATCATCGGGACGCTGGACCCCGACCGGCCCTGCATCAAAGTCCACTAG